Proteins encoded in a region of the Streptomyces sp. PCS3-D2 genome:
- a CDS encoding DUF4352 domain-containing protein translates to MSTGAKVGIGCGAIVGALVLMSGCAAILGAGSGNATGGERQTRATAPSGASSASTEAKPAPTKEKNETPPVTLTAEKAVFKPTALHDGSDYTAVQVTVVNNSDDTVSVNPLYFEVTDSDGVKHSAEIFGADDNLQAVKLYKGEKVTGTITLKGKITPAKVYFRKSGFGTTYSAPVK, encoded by the coding sequence ATGAGTACCGGAGCGAAGGTCGGCATAGGCTGCGGCGCCATCGTCGGCGCGCTCGTCCTCATGTCCGGGTGCGCGGCGATCCTCGGCGCCGGGAGCGGCAACGCCACAGGCGGCGAGAGGCAGACCCGTGCCACCGCGCCGTCCGGGGCCTCGTCCGCGTCCACTGAGGCCAAGCCAGCGCCAACGAAAGAGAAGAATGAGACTCCGCCGGTCACGCTGACAGCGGAGAAGGCCGTATTCAAGCCGACGGCACTGCACGACGGCAGTGACTACACCGCGGTCCAGGTCACGGTCGTCAACAACTCCGATGACACGGTTTCTGTCAACCCGCTCTACTTCGAGGTCACGGACTCCGACGGCGTTAAGCACTCCGCCGAGATCTTCGGCGCCGACGACAACCTTCAGGCAGTCAAGCTCTACAAGGGCGAGAAGGTCACCGGCACGATCACCCTCAAGGGCAAGATCACCCCCGCGAAGGTGTACTTCCGCAAGAGCGGATTCGGCACCACCTACAGCGCGCCCGTCAAGTA
- a CDS encoding site-specific integrase: MSTVVQLPIGKALTVRAAVDVFLDSLGNPNTVRNYGIGVGKTAERIGEGRPLASVADDEIGEALELLWGTAAVNTWNSRRAGVLSWLSWCRERGYDGPAVPAWAKRLAVPDSDTPARSKMAIDRLIARREVHLREKTLWRMLYETSGRAEEILGVNIEDLDFAGRRCPVKSKGARAKARRRGQVREDYVLETVYWDAGTARLLPRLLKGRTRGPVFVTHRKPGPGKVVSPRDVCPDTGFARLSYGQSRALLDEHTAVQGPGTGWDLHEYRHSSLTHLGERGASLLMLMAKSRHKKPENVRRYFKPSPETIAELTSLLAPGDARR; this comes from the coding sequence GTGTCCACTGTCGTGCAGCTGCCGATCGGGAAGGCGTTGACCGTCCGGGCGGCGGTCGACGTGTTCCTCGACTCGCTCGGCAACCCGAACACGGTCCGGAACTACGGGATCGGGGTCGGCAAGACCGCCGAGCGGATCGGGGAGGGCCGGCCGCTGGCGTCGGTCGCGGACGACGAGATCGGCGAGGCCCTCGAACTGCTCTGGGGCACCGCGGCGGTCAACACCTGGAACTCGCGCCGGGCCGGGGTGCTGTCCTGGCTCAGCTGGTGCCGGGAGCGCGGCTACGACGGACCGGCGGTCCCGGCCTGGGCGAAGAGGCTGGCGGTGCCGGACTCCGACACCCCGGCCCGCTCGAAGATGGCGATCGACCGGCTGATCGCCCGGCGCGAGGTGCATCTGCGGGAGAAGACGCTGTGGCGGATGCTCTACGAGACCTCAGGGCGGGCGGAAGAGATCCTGGGCGTGAACATTGAGGACCTGGACTTCGCGGGGCGTCGCTGCCCGGTGAAGTCGAAGGGTGCCCGGGCCAAGGCCCGTCGCCGCGGCCAGGTCCGTGAGGACTATGTGCTGGAGACCGTGTATTGGGACGCCGGCACGGCCCGGCTTCTGCCCCGGCTGCTGAAGGGCCGCACCCGCGGGCCGGTGTTCGTCACCCACCGCAAGCCCGGCCCCGGCAAGGTCGTCAGCCCGCGTGACGTCTGCCCGGACACCGGGTTCGCCCGGCTGTCGTACGGGCAGTCACGAGCCCTGTTGGACGAGCACACGGCCGTACAGGGGCCGGGCACTGGCTGGGACCTGCACGAGTACCGCCACTCTTCCCTGACCCACCTCGGCGAGCGGGGCGCGTCGCTGCTGATGCTGATGGCGAAGTCCCGGCACAAGAAGCCGGAGAACGTCCGCCGCTACTTCAAGCCGTCCCCGGAAACGATCGCCGAGCTCACCAGCCTGCTTGCCCCAGGGGACGCGAGACGCTGA
- a CDS encoding glycosyltransferase family 2 protein encodes MRRIARAPWELLKRAFGWLVLFEARNKVLLLPSAARLRRFEDAETTRLAALLGRPPAARVATVIATHRRPDALRAAVRSALAQTVTDQVVIVVDDGAGLPELPVDPRLFAVSLARNTATAGVVRNVGIRLTRSRYVAFLDDDNLWEPDHLEQALAALDAPGGPDAVYTALRRVLPDGTERDVLSVPFDRRRAAREAFLDTNAFVARRSRALHFSRLRRTPEVLPREDWELIRRYARRHEVRHLPRPTVRYLVNPGSFYTAWDGCS; translated from the coding sequence ATGCGCCGTATCGCCCGGGCCCCCTGGGAACTGCTCAAGCGGGCCTTCGGCTGGCTGGTGCTCTTCGAGGCCCGCAACAAGGTCCTGCTGCTGCCCTCCGCCGCACGGCTGCGCCGCTTCGAGGACGCCGAGACCACCCGCCTCGCCGCCCTTCTGGGACGGCCCCCGGCCGCCCGGGTCGCCACCGTGATCGCCACCCACCGCCGCCCCGACGCACTGCGCGCGGCGGTCCGCTCGGCCCTCGCGCAGACCGTCACCGACCAGGTGGTCATCGTCGTCGACGACGGAGCGGGGCTTCCCGAACTGCCGGTGGACCCACGCCTGTTCGCGGTCTCCCTGGCCCGGAACACGGCGACCGCCGGAGTCGTGCGCAACGTCGGCATCCGGCTCACCCGCTCCCGGTACGTGGCCTTCCTCGACGACGACAACCTGTGGGAGCCCGACCACCTGGAGCAGGCCCTGGCAGCACTGGACGCCCCCGGCGGGCCGGACGCCGTCTACACCGCACTGCGCAGGGTGCTGCCCGACGGCACCGAGCGCGACGTCCTGTCGGTGCCCTTCGACCGCCGGCGCGCCGCTCGCGAGGCCTTCCTGGACACCAACGCCTTCGTGGCCCGGCGCAGCCGGGCGCTGCACTTCAGCCGGCTGCGCCGCACCCCCGAGGTGCTGCCCCGCGAGGACTGGGAGCTCATCCGCCGCTACGCCCGCCGCCACGAGGTGCGCCACCTGCCCCGCCCCACCGTCCGCTACCTGGTCAACCCCGGCAGCTTCTACACCGCGTGGGACGGCTGTTCCTGA
- a CDS encoding oligosaccharide flippase family protein translates to MTDTAASTQNTPEAPSLGRKVGSAAKWSLINTVVMRLGNFATGIILARYFLGPEAWGVYGIAQTVLLVLLSANELGVSLAVIRWEGDPRRFAPTVVTLSAASSCLLYAVLFATAPAVADVLGSPEASGVLRVMCLCVVLDGLAQVPAGFLTREFAQGRRMAVDALNFVLSTAVTLLLAVQGWGAMSFAWGSVVGNVAALIGCCLAAPGTLRFGWDREQARALLRFGLPLAGASMLALGVVNVDTMVVGSTLDPLALGFYVLAFNISGWPVRIISEAARRVSFAGFSRLADSPQALASGFARALGVVTAATVPLCVLLAALAAPVIELVYGERWLPAAGALPWLMALGLVRIGCELAYDCLVAIGRRRSLIGVQGLWLVLLLPALVIGARGGGIVGVSQAHVVVAGAVVVPVFLLALHRGGIRLGAVARACAWPLLGAVVMAAALLVLERYLGDSVPALLATAAAGTLAYALCLLPARTTLRG, encoded by the coding sequence GTGACCGACACCGCAGCGAGCACGCAGAACACCCCCGAGGCGCCCTCCCTGGGGCGCAAGGTCGGCTCCGCGGCCAAGTGGAGCCTGATCAACACGGTCGTGATGCGCCTCGGCAACTTCGCGACCGGCATCATCCTCGCCCGCTACTTCCTCGGGCCCGAGGCCTGGGGCGTCTACGGCATCGCCCAGACGGTCCTGCTCGTCCTGCTCTCCGCGAACGAGCTCGGTGTCTCCCTCGCCGTCATCCGCTGGGAAGGCGATCCGCGGCGCTTCGCCCCCACCGTCGTCACCCTGAGCGCGGCCTCCAGCTGCCTGCTGTACGCCGTGCTCTTCGCGACCGCCCCGGCCGTCGCCGACGTCCTCGGCTCGCCCGAGGCCAGCGGCGTCCTGCGGGTCATGTGTCTGTGCGTGGTCCTCGACGGACTCGCCCAGGTGCCGGCCGGCTTCCTCACCCGGGAGTTCGCCCAGGGCCGGCGGATGGCCGTCGACGCGCTCAACTTCGTCCTGAGCACCGCGGTGACCCTGCTCCTGGCCGTCCAGGGCTGGGGCGCGATGAGCTTCGCCTGGGGATCGGTCGTCGGCAACGTGGCCGCCCTGATCGGCTGCTGCCTCGCCGCGCCCGGCACCCTGAGGTTCGGCTGGGACCGTGAACAGGCCCGCGCCCTGCTGAGGTTCGGCCTCCCTCTCGCCGGGGCCAGCATGCTCGCCCTCGGCGTGGTCAACGTGGACACCATGGTCGTGGGCTCCACCCTGGACCCCCTCGCCCTCGGTTTCTACGTGCTGGCCTTCAACATCTCCGGCTGGCCCGTGCGCATCATCTCCGAGGCCGCCCGCCGGGTCTCCTTCGCGGGCTTCTCCCGGCTGGCCGACTCACCGCAGGCCCTGGCGTCCGGATTCGCCCGCGCCCTCGGCGTGGTGACGGCGGCCACCGTCCCGCTCTGCGTCCTGCTGGCCGCCCTCGCCGCCCCTGTCATCGAACTCGTCTACGGCGAACGCTGGCTGCCCGCGGCCGGCGCCCTGCCCTGGCTGATGGCCCTCGGCCTGGTCCGCATCGGCTGCGAACTGGCCTACGACTGCCTGGTGGCCATCGGCCGGCGCCGCTCCCTCATCGGGGTGCAGGGCCTGTGGCTCGTCCTCCTCCTCCCGGCGCTCGTGATCGGCGCCCGCGGCGGCGGCATCGTCGGAGTGTCCCAGGCCCACGTCGTGGTCGCGGGCGCCGTCGTGGTCCCGGTCTTCCTCCTCGCCCTGCACCGCGGCGGCATCCGCCTGGGCGCGGTCGCCCGGGCCTGTGCCTGGCCGCTGCTCGGCGCCGTCGTGATGGCCGCGGCACTCCTCGTGCTGGAGCGGTACCTCGGCGACTCCGTGCCCGCGCTCCTGGCAACCGCGGCCGCCGGCACCCTGGCGTACGCCCTGTGCCTCCTACCCGCCCGCACGACGCTCCGAGGATAG
- the wecB gene encoding non-hydrolyzing UDP-N-acetylglucosamine 2-epimerase, whose product MTRIVCVAGARPNYMKIKPVMDALERRGAEVVLVHTGQHYDESMNDVFFRDLGIRAPDRYLGTGSGTHAQQTGRVMAAFEPLLDELAPDAVVVVGDINSTLACALVTAKAGPLLAHVEAGLRSRDWSMPEEINRVATDRVSDHLLAPSPDAAANLRAEGYREDQIHVVGNVMIDTLLANLERARRSDVLDRYGLTRGGYGLVTLHRPANVDDPGALRGLLKALGEIAGRCPLLLPVHPRAAQRLADVGVPDGIRTVPAAGYLDFIALQDSARLVLTDSGGVQEETTALGVPCVTLRENTERPITVEEGTNVLAGTDPDRIVATVDKVLDEPPAPRCPDLWDGRASERIAAVLLDGGTARTRPRPTDLVPPGGHGPQQPK is encoded by the coding sequence ATGACCAGGATCGTCTGCGTCGCCGGGGCGCGCCCCAACTACATGAAGATCAAACCGGTGATGGACGCACTGGAGCGCCGCGGCGCCGAGGTGGTCCTCGTCCACACCGGACAGCACTACGACGAGTCCATGAACGACGTGTTCTTCCGCGACCTCGGCATCCGGGCGCCCGACCGGTACCTGGGCACGGGATCGGGCACCCACGCCCAGCAGACCGGGCGGGTGATGGCCGCCTTCGAACCACTGCTCGACGAGCTGGCCCCGGACGCGGTGGTGGTCGTCGGGGACATCAACTCCACACTCGCCTGCGCCCTGGTGACCGCGAAGGCCGGCCCCCTGCTGGCCCACGTGGAAGCCGGCCTGCGCAGCCGCGACTGGAGCATGCCCGAGGAGATCAACCGGGTCGCCACCGACCGGGTCAGCGACCACCTGCTGGCGCCCTCGCCCGACGCCGCCGCGAACCTGCGCGCGGAGGGCTACCGCGAGGACCAGATCCACGTCGTCGGCAATGTCATGATCGACACCCTCCTCGCCAACCTGGAGCGGGCCAGGCGGTCCGATGTGCTCGACCGCTACGGGCTCACCCGCGGCGGCTACGGCCTGGTCACCCTGCACCGGCCCGCCAACGTGGACGACCCCGGCGCGCTGCGCGGCCTGCTCAAGGCGCTCGGCGAGATCGCCGGCCGCTGCCCGCTGCTGCTGCCCGTGCACCCGCGGGCCGCGCAGCGGCTGGCCGACGTGGGCGTCCCCGACGGCATCCGGACCGTCCCGGCCGCCGGGTACCTCGACTTCATCGCCCTGCAGGACTCCGCCCGCCTGGTCCTGACCGACTCCGGCGGCGTCCAGGAGGAGACCACCGCGCTGGGCGTGCCCTGTGTGACCCTGCGGGAGAACACCGAGCGCCCCATCACCGTGGAAGAGGGCACCAACGTCCTCGCCGGCACGGATCCGGACCGGATCGTCGCCACCGTCGACAAGGTGCTCGACGAGCCGCCCGCGCCGCGCTGCCCCGACCTGTGGGACGGCCGCGCCAGCGAGCGCATCGCCGCCGTCCTCCTCGACGGCGGAACCGCCCGCACCCGGCCCAGACCCACCGACCTCGTGCCTCCCGGCGGGCACGGACCGCAGCAACCGAAGTAA
- a CDS encoding nucleotide sugar dehydrogenase translates to MRVVVVGQGYVGLPLAIRAAEVGHQVVGYDVDERRVKSLATGESYVEDVSSERLARALERGTYRPSELARDCGGFDVAVVTVPTPLQDGAPDLRYIEESAHTLARFLRPGATVILESTTYPGTTEELFAPILEDGSGLTAGADFHLGYSPERIDPGNTVWGFQQTPKVVSGVDAASLKAVEAFYGQLVDTTVPVRSPKEAELAKLLENTFRHVNIALVNEIAMFARHLDIDVWQSIEAASSKPFGFMKFTPGPGVGGHCLPIDPSYLNWRVQRELGQNFRFVELANDINNHMPEYVTRRVMDALNAKRRSVNGSRILLLGLAYKKNTGDARESPAVRIAQLLLDMGAKVRAVDPHVVEGVKVDARLARVEATRKELAAADVVVLLTDHDSFDYQMIAEHASFVLDTRNRMTGPKVEVL, encoded by the coding sequence ATGCGCGTCGTCGTCGTGGGACAGGGATACGTCGGCCTCCCGCTGGCCATCCGGGCCGCCGAGGTCGGCCACCAGGTGGTCGGGTACGACGTGGACGAACGGCGGGTCAAGAGCCTCGCCACCGGAGAGTCGTACGTGGAGGACGTCTCCAGCGAACGCCTCGCCCGCGCCCTGGAGCGCGGCACCTACCGTCCGAGCGAACTCGCCCGGGACTGCGGCGGTTTCGACGTCGCCGTCGTCACCGTCCCCACCCCCTTACAGGACGGGGCGCCCGACCTGCGCTACATCGAGGAGTCGGCCCACACCCTGGCCCGGTTCCTGCGCCCGGGAGCGACGGTGATCCTGGAGTCCACCACCTACCCGGGCACCACCGAGGAACTGTTCGCCCCGATCCTGGAGGACGGATCCGGGCTCACCGCCGGCGCCGACTTCCATCTGGGATACAGCCCCGAGCGCATCGACCCGGGCAACACCGTCTGGGGCTTCCAGCAGACGCCCAAGGTCGTCTCCGGTGTCGACGCCGCCTCCCTGAAGGCCGTCGAGGCCTTCTACGGGCAGCTCGTCGACACCACCGTCCCCGTGCGCTCCCCCAAGGAGGCCGAGCTGGCCAAACTGCTGGAGAACACCTTCCGGCACGTGAACATCGCCCTCGTCAACGAGATCGCCATGTTCGCCCGCCACCTCGACATCGACGTCTGGCAGTCCATCGAGGCCGCCTCCAGCAAGCCCTTCGGCTTCATGAAGTTCACCCCGGGCCCGGGCGTCGGCGGGCACTGCCTGCCCATCGACCCCTCGTACCTGAACTGGCGCGTCCAGCGGGAGCTCGGCCAGAACTTCCGCTTCGTCGAACTCGCCAACGACATCAACAACCACATGCCCGAATACGTCACGCGTCGCGTCATGGACGCCCTCAACGCCAAACGCCGCTCCGTCAACGGCTCCCGGATCCTGCTGCTCGGGCTCGCGTACAAGAAGAACACCGGTGACGCGCGCGAGTCGCCCGCCGTACGCATCGCCCAGCTGCTCCTCGACATGGGGGCCAAGGTCCGCGCGGTCGACCCGCACGTGGTGGAGGGCGTGAAGGTCGACGCCCGCCTCGCCCGGGTCGAGGCGACCCGCAAGGAGCTGGCCGCCGCCGACGTCGTCGTCCTGCTCACCGACCACGACTCCTTCGACTACCAGATGATCGCCGAGCACGCCTCCTTCGTGCTCGACACCCGCAACCGCATGACCGGCCCGAAGGTGGAGGTGCTCTGA
- a CDS encoding WecB/TagA/CpsF family glycosyltransferase has translation MSRHTLFGVALDPLTMDETVQRCLDAVRRGEQIEIGMVNAAKLVNMRRDPALAEAVAGCDLVLADGQAVVWAGRVLGVRLPERVAGIDLFMRLLAAAEVADIPVYLLGAQQEVLEMMLGQISERFPRLRVAGSRNGYFGDSEQEGIADAVCDSGARLLFLGMTSPKKEIFTAGYGKRTGAHVVHGVGGSFDILAGITKRAPLVWQRMGLEWFYRTLQEPRRLGKRYLTTNAAFLAMTVRELISRTPSAGSANRSHC, from the coding sequence ATGAGCCGTCACACCCTCTTCGGGGTCGCACTCGACCCCCTGACCATGGACGAGACGGTCCAGCGCTGCCTCGACGCCGTACGGCGCGGCGAGCAGATCGAGATCGGCATGGTCAACGCCGCCAAGCTCGTCAACATGCGGCGCGACCCGGCCCTCGCCGAGGCCGTCGCCGGCTGCGACCTCGTCCTCGCCGACGGCCAGGCCGTGGTCTGGGCCGGCCGCGTCCTGGGCGTCCGCCTGCCCGAACGGGTCGCCGGAATCGACCTGTTCATGCGCCTGCTCGCCGCGGCTGAGGTGGCGGACATCCCCGTCTACCTGCTCGGTGCCCAGCAGGAGGTGCTGGAGATGATGCTCGGGCAGATCTCCGAACGCTTCCCGCGGCTGCGGGTGGCGGGCAGCCGCAACGGCTACTTCGGCGACTCGGAGCAGGAGGGGATCGCCGACGCCGTCTGCGACAGCGGCGCGCGCCTGCTGTTCCTCGGCATGACCTCGCCCAAGAAGGAGATCTTCACCGCCGGCTACGGCAAGCGCACCGGCGCTCACGTCGTACACGGTGTCGGGGGGTCCTTCGACATCCTCGCCGGCATCACCAAGCGGGCCCCCCTCGTCTGGCAGCGAATGGGCCTCGAATGGTTCTACCGGACCCTCCAGGAACCGCGCCGCCTCGGCAAGCGCTACCTCACCACCAATGCCGCCTTCCTCGCCATGACGGTCCGCGAGCTCATCAGCCGCACTCCGTCTGCCGGTTCCGCGAACAGGAGTCACTGCTGA
- a CDS encoding acyltransferase, translating into MSVRIQPTSQVDESAELGEGTTIWDLAQIREEARLGRGCIVGRGAYVGPGVRIGDHVKLQNYALVYEPAELGDGVFIGPAAVLTNDFYPRAVDPDGRLKRDGDWEAAGVVVAEGASLGARSVCVAGVRVGRWALVAAGAVVSRDVPDFALVAGVPARRIGWVGRAGVRLVERGGEPGAWECPRTGALYEEKNGLLFEQS; encoded by the coding sequence GTGAGTGTCCGCATTCAACCCACCTCGCAGGTCGACGAGAGCGCCGAGCTCGGCGAGGGGACCACGATCTGGGATCTGGCGCAGATACGCGAGGAGGCCCGGCTCGGGCGCGGGTGCATCGTGGGGCGCGGCGCGTACGTCGGGCCGGGCGTCCGGATCGGCGACCACGTCAAACTCCAGAACTACGCGCTGGTCTACGAGCCGGCGGAACTCGGCGACGGGGTGTTCATCGGCCCGGCCGCCGTCCTGACCAACGACTTCTACCCGCGTGCCGTGGACCCCGACGGCCGTCTCAAGCGCGACGGGGACTGGGAGGCCGCCGGGGTCGTCGTCGCCGAGGGCGCTTCGCTGGGCGCCCGTTCGGTGTGCGTGGCCGGGGTGCGCGTGGGGCGCTGGGCCCTCGTCGCGGCCGGCGCGGTGGTCTCCAGGGACGTACCGGACTTCGCGCTCGTGGCCGGGGTGCCGGCCCGCCGGATCGGCTGGGTGGGCCGGGCGGGGGTCCGGCTGGTGGAGCGCGGGGGTGAGCCGGGCGCGTGGGAGTGTCCGCGCACCGGGGCGCTGTACGAGGAGAAGAACGGCCTGCTCTTCGAACAAAGCTGA
- a CDS encoding ion transporter: MTHPRPAGRRRMKLAARCRVATEASAFGMVVFCVILLNAALMGVETYSGLAAEYQGVLRIAERCCLALFTLEMLLRVGAFADRPSAFLRDPWNVFDLAVVASAFVPFVRENTTLLRLLRLARVLRTARFLPHLRILLIAVGRSLPGTASFLFVGGLVLYVYAMVGWVCFAESDPGHYGSVGRAMLTLFLLTTLDGLTDAVRAGLEISRLSIVYYASYALLASFVLVNVLIGVVLNSLDEAREIEDAAGRERRQPDPQPSAGTAPDVRDRIAAARRALDEIEAGLPARDGLPPRVLETSRSGS, translated from the coding sequence ATGACACACCCCAGGCCGGCCGGACGCCGCCGGATGAAACTGGCAGCCCGGTGCCGGGTGGCCACTGAGGCCTCCGCCTTCGGGATGGTCGTCTTCTGCGTGATCCTGCTCAACGCCGCGCTGATGGGCGTCGAGACGTACAGCGGGCTGGCCGCGGAGTACCAGGGCGTGCTGCGGATCGCCGAGCGGTGCTGCCTGGCCCTGTTCACGCTGGAGATGCTGCTGCGCGTCGGCGCCTTCGCGGACCGGCCGAGCGCGTTCTTGCGCGACCCGTGGAACGTCTTCGACCTCGCGGTGGTCGCCTCCGCCTTCGTCCCGTTCGTCCGCGAGAACACCACCCTGCTGCGGCTGCTGCGGCTGGCCCGGGTACTGCGCACGGCCCGTTTCCTGCCGCACCTGCGCATCCTGCTGATCGCGGTCGGCCGCAGCCTGCCCGGCACCGCCAGCTTCCTGTTCGTCGGCGGACTGGTCCTGTACGTGTACGCCATGGTCGGCTGGGTCTGCTTCGCCGAGTCCGACCCCGGACACTACGGCTCCGTGGGCCGCGCGATGCTCACGCTGTTCCTGCTGACCACCCTCGACGGCCTGACGGACGCCGTCCGCGCGGGACTGGAGATCTCCCGCCTGAGCATCGTCTACTACGCCTCCTACGCGCTGCTCGCCTCCTTCGTCCTGGTCAACGTCCTGATCGGGGTGGTCCTCAACTCCCTCGACGAGGCACGTGAGATCGAGGACGCCGCCGGCCGCGAACGCCGGCAGCCGGACCCGCAGCCGAGCGCGGGAACCGCCCCGGACGTCCGGGACCGCATCGCGGCGGCGCGCCGCGCCCTGGACGAGATCGAGGCGGGCCTCCCCGCCCGGGACGGGCTTCCCCCACGCGTCCTGGAGACCTCCCGCAGCGGCTCCTGA